The following proteins are co-located in the Hippoglossus stenolepis isolate QCI-W04-F060 chromosome 23, HSTE1.2, whole genome shotgun sequence genome:
- the rwdd gene encoding RWD domain-containing protein 4: protein MTANEDQEMELEALRSIYEGDESFKEISPVSFQFRIGDLEDTKAFILDITWPETYPETTPQMSLGGYFNKKISAETKKQILSKLDEQVEVNLGTAMMYTLFEWAKENQEALMENHKPVVTAITMPSSEINTSSTGKKREKKEQLTKSQKRRIVSRTDHKGELPRGWNWTDVIKHLSRTGGKDDDQM from the exons ATGACAGCTAACGAGGACCAGGAG ATGGAGCTGGAGGCGCTTCGCTCCATCTACGAGGGGGACGAGAGCTTCAAGGAAATCAGCCCAGTGTCCTTCCAGTTCCGG ATAGGAGACCTGGAGGACACCAAAGCGTTCATCCTGGACATCACATGGCCAGAGACGTACCCAGAAACAACCCCACAAATGTCCCTCGGTGGCTATTTCAACAAAAAGAT ctctgcagagacaaagaagCAGATCCTGTCGAAGCTGGATGAGCAGGTCGAGGTGAACCTGGGCACTGCCATGATGTACACCCTGTTTGAGTGGGCCAAGGAAAACCAGGAGGCCCTCATGGAGAACCATAAACCTGTAGTGACCGCCATT ACGATGCCCAGCAGTGAGATCAACACCAGCTCAACAGgcaagaagagggagaagaaggagcagcTGACCAAATCTCAGAAGAGAAGAATCGTCAGCAGAACAG ATCACAAGGGAGAACTGCCAAGAGGCTGGAACTGGACTGACGTGATCAAA CAT TTGAGTAGAACGGGAGGGAAAGATGACGACCAAATGTGA
- the ing2 gene encoding inhibitor of growth protein 2 codes for MLAHHHPSTDKSQQLVNYVEDYLECVESLPLDIQRNVSLLREIDAKYQDVLKEVDEVFEKYKGEQDAAQRKRLQVQLQRALIISQELGDEKIHVVTQMTELVENRSRQMDSHSLCFQEPSEAERVPTERRSSVQEPPAPERTSTRRPRRQRNSESRDSSHPSANGSLVDDPLEELSVPPPREKKSKSAKKKKRKSKQDRDASPVEFAIDPNEPTYCLCEQVSYGEMIGCDNDQCPIEWFHFSCVGLTYKPKGKWYCPKCRGDNEKTMDKSLDKNRKDRRSR; via the exons ATGTTAGCCCACCACCACCCGAGCACCGACAAGTCGCAACAACTGGTCAACTATGTGGAGGATTATCTGGAATGTGTGGAGTCCCTACCTCTGGACATACAAAGAAATGTGTCCCTGCTCCGAGAGATCGATGCAAAGTATCAAG ATGTGCTGAAGGAGGTGGATGAAGTCTTTGAGAAGTACAAAGGGGAGCAGGATGCGGCTCAGAGGAAGCGCCTGCAGGTCCAGCTGCAGCGGGCGCTCATCATCAGCCAGGAGCTGGGGGACGAGAAAATCCACGTGGTGACCCAGATGACGGAGCTGGTGGAGAACCGCTCCCGCCAGATGGACTCCCATTCCCTGTGCTTCCAGGAGCCCAGCGAGGCGGAGCGGGTCCCCACAGAGCGGCGTTCCAGTGTCCAAGAGCCCCCAGCACCGGAGCGTACCTCGACCCGGCGGCCGCGACGCCAGCGCAACAGCGAGAGCCGGGACTCCAGCCACCCGTCGGCCAACGGCTCTCTGGTGGACGACCCCTTGGAGGAGCTGTCCGTCCCTCCTCCCCGTGAGAAGAAGTCCAAGTccgcaaagaagaagaagcgcaAGTCCAAACAGGACCGGGACGCCTCGCCGGTGGAGTTTGCCATTGACCCTAATGAGCCCACCTACTGTCTCTGTGAGCAAGTGTCTTATGGTGAGATGATTGGCTGCGACAATGACCAGTGCCCCATCGAGTGGTTCCACTTCTCCTGTGTGGGGCTGACCTACAAGCCCAAGGGCAAATGGTACTGCCCCAAATGCAGAGGGGACAATGAAAAGACAATGGACAAAAGCTTAGACAAGAACAGAAAAGACCGCAGGTCCAGGTAG
- the cd68 gene encoding LOW QUALITY PROTEIN: macrosialin (The sequence of the model RefSeq protein was modified relative to this genomic sequence to represent the inferred CDS: deleted 1 base in 1 codon) translates to MNRAVVFVLVVCCAFSALSLAKDEQQSNPATVTPAKEFTQHPLPPKTTTSTLKTTTTTPKTTTTPRRLQPPPQDYNHPGTTTTAKTTTTTAKTTTTTAKTTTTTPKTTTTAKTTTTTLKTTTTAKTTTTPKTTTTAKTTTTPKTTTTAKTTTTPKTTAPPPEPTPSTNLTVGNYSLKTDKNVTCLMAHMSLQIRVARPKLNGTFIVQPKDTKAVGDCKGTKANLTLQFKEGHITFMFNKSSANNTVYVNALSFHISYIFSKGAAVDQYQAKNDSVSLFSAKVGHSYSCKAESIYMGDGLYLDVDEDRLQAFNLTKANDFGAPDACPADQPNYGVAIGVGVTLLVLIIIVVVAYILSRRRRTDGYQSL, encoded by the exons ATGAACAGAGCAGTTGTTTTCGTGTTAGTCGTCTGCTGTGCGTTCTCAG CACTGTCATTGGCTAAAGATGAACAGCAATCCAATCCTGCAACTGTGACCCCTGCAAAGGAATTTACACAACACCCCCTCCCCCCGAAGACAACCACCTCCACCCTGAAGACTACAACCACCACCCCGAAGACGACAACCACC CCCCGAAGACTACAACCACCACCCCAAGACTACAACCACCCAGGAACTACCACCACCGCCAAGACTACAACCACCACCGCCAAGACTACAACCACCACCGCCAAGACTACAACCACCACCCCGAAGACAACCACCACTGCCAAGACTACAACCACCACCCTGAAGACAACCACCACCGCCAAGACTACCACCACCCCGAAGACAACCACCACCGCCAAGACTACCACCACCCCGAAGACAACCACCACCGCCAAGACTACCACCACCCCGAAGACtacagctcctcctcctgaaccTACTCCCTCTACCAACTTGACTGTAGGAAACTACAGCCTAAAGACAGACAAAAATGTGACTTGCCTGATGGCTCATATGTCATTGCAGATCCGAGTGGCAAGACCAAAG CTCAATGGAACCTTCATTGTTCAGCCAAAGGATACCAAAGCTGTCGGAGATTGTAAGGGAACCAAGGCCAACCTTACCCTTCAGTTCAAAGAGGGCCACATCACCTTCATGTTCAACAAG AGCTCTGCAAACAATACTGTCTATGTGAATGCTCTGTCTTTCCACATCTCCTACATCTTCAGCAAAGGAG CAGCTGTGGACCAGTACCAAGCCAAGAACGACTCAGTGAGTCTCTTCTCTGCGAAGGTTGGACACTCCTACTCCTGCAAGGCTGAATCAATTTACATGGGGGACGGACTGTACCTGGACGTCGATGAGGACCGGCTGCAGGCCTTCAATCTGACCAAGGCCAATGACTTTGGCGCCC CTGATGCCTGTCCTGCGGACCAGCCCAATTACGGTGTTGCCATCGGGGTGGGAGTGACATTGCTGGTGCTCATTATCATTGTGGTGGTGGCGTATATCCTGAGCCGCAGGAGGAGAACCGATGGCTACCAGTCTCTGTGA
- the LOC118102238 gene encoding uncharacterized protein LOC118102238 yields the protein MADEAATVEDGVRPAQSPLVEVSFQKNVQRVQKYLEAEPKALGVTQIGLSVFQIVCVAVFLAKGLSHIGIDIPFFISSLLVVIAGSVAVAAQNLHLPTLRACLGMQIVASGASLFNLICCLIKIDDSPVYCWHYHYDNSTLRIGEICHNLENIRSHFFVESVLIQAALLAISVTLATYCCKVVNCCSPAPKMTVITVQAPAVQQ from the exons Atggcag ATGAAGCAGCCACGGTGGAGGACGGCGTCAGGCCGGCCCAGAGCCCCCTGGTCGAGGTCAGCTTCCAGAAAAACGTCCAAAGGGTCCAGAAGTACCTGGAGGCGGAACCCAAGGCCCTGGGg GTCACTCAGATCGGCCTGAGTGTGTTTCAGATCGTCTGTGTGGCCGTGTTTCTGGCCAAAGGCCTGAGTCACATAGGTATCGACATCCCCTTCTTCATTTCATCTCTACTG GTGGTGATAGCCGGGAGTGTGGCTGTCGCAGCACAGAACCTCCATCTGCCAACG ctgAGAGCCTGTCTGGGGATGCAGATTGTGGCGAGTGGCGCGTCCCTGTTCAACCTGATCTGTTGTCTGATTAAAATTGACGACTCACCCGTCTACTGCTGGCACTATCACTACGACAACAGCACACTTCGAATTGGCGAAATCTGCCATAACCTTGAG AATATCCGCTCCCACTTTTTTGTTGAGTCTGTGCTCATCCAGGCTGCTCTGTTGGCCATCTCCGTCACTCTGGCCACCTACTGCTGCAAAGTGGTCAACTGCTGCTCACCAGCCCCCAAAATG